In the Wyeomyia smithii strain HCP4-BCI-WySm-NY-G18 chromosome 2, ASM2978416v1, whole genome shotgun sequence genome, one interval contains:
- the LOC129721994 gene encoding N-alpha-acetyltransferase 60 isoform X2 has protein sequence MQLYHHNHLGPTKTEDQLKAKSVPLCSVNDVQLRFLCPDDLEEVRTLCQDWFPIDYPLSWYEDITSSTRFFALAAVYNFTIIGLIVAEIKLYSKLNKEDRGILSESMGREAEIGYILSLGVHRKYRQNGIGSLLLDSLINHLTTAERHNVKAIFLHVLTTNQTAILFYERRGFILHSFLPYYYSIRGRCKDGFTYVSYINGGHSPWTLYDHLKYWCSLVVTAGGLCSWISGRLRSAIRWVCYRTISRFTFSQDN, from the exons ATGCAACT GTATCACCACAATCATCTAGGGCCAACGAAAACAGAGGACCAGCTAAAAGCCAAATCGGTTCCATTGTGTTCAGTGAATGATGTCCAACTGCGCTTCCTTTGCCCGGACGATCTGGAGGAAGTGCGAACACTCTGTCAGGACTGGTTTCCCATTGATTATCCGCTGTCATGGTACGAAGATATTACCTCAAGCACACGGTTCTTTGCGTTGGCAGCAGTGTACAATTTCACAATCATCGGTTTGATAGTGGCGGAGATTAAACTGTACTCGAAATTGAACAAAGAG GATCGCGGTATTTTATCGGAATCGATGGGTCGTGAAGCGGAAATCGGCTATATTCTTTCGCTCGGTGTGCATCGCAAGTACCGCCAAAACGGTATAGGATCACTATTGTTGGACTCTCTTATAAACCACCTGACGACGGCCGAACGGCACAATGTGAAGGCAATATTTCTGCATGTTCTCACTACCAACCAAACCGCCATACTATTTTACGAACGGAGAGG ATTCATACTCCACTCATTTCTGCCTTACTACTACTCGATTCGGGGGAGATGCAAAGATGGCTTTACCTATGTGTCCTACATAAACGGAGGACATTCACCGTGGACGTTATA TGATCATTTAAAATACTGGTGCTCCCTGGTGGTTACTGCTGGTGGTCTGTGTTCATGGATCAGCGGACGACTCCGGAGTGCGATTCGTTGGGTTTGTTATCGGACGATTTCTAGGTTTACATTTTCGCAAGACAACTGA
- the LOC129721994 gene encoding N-alpha-acetyltransferase 60 isoform X1, whose translation MAQSFSWYHHNHLGPTKTEDQLKAKSVPLCSVNDVQLRFLCPDDLEEVRTLCQDWFPIDYPLSWYEDITSSTRFFALAAVYNFTIIGLIVAEIKLYSKLNKEDRGILSESMGREAEIGYILSLGVHRKYRQNGIGSLLLDSLINHLTTAERHNVKAIFLHVLTTNQTAILFYERRGFILHSFLPYYYSIRGRCKDGFTYVSYINGGHSPWTLYDHLKYWCSLVVTAGGLCSWISGRLRSAIRWVCYRTISRFTFSQDN comes from the exons ATGGCGCAATCCTTTAGCTG GTATCACCACAATCATCTAGGGCCAACGAAAACAGAGGACCAGCTAAAAGCCAAATCGGTTCCATTGTGTTCAGTGAATGATGTCCAACTGCGCTTCCTTTGCCCGGACGATCTGGAGGAAGTGCGAACACTCTGTCAGGACTGGTTTCCCATTGATTATCCGCTGTCATGGTACGAAGATATTACCTCAAGCACACGGTTCTTTGCGTTGGCAGCAGTGTACAATTTCACAATCATCGGTTTGATAGTGGCGGAGATTAAACTGTACTCGAAATTGAACAAAGAG GATCGCGGTATTTTATCGGAATCGATGGGTCGTGAAGCGGAAATCGGCTATATTCTTTCGCTCGGTGTGCATCGCAAGTACCGCCAAAACGGTATAGGATCACTATTGTTGGACTCTCTTATAAACCACCTGACGACGGCCGAACGGCACAATGTGAAGGCAATATTTCTGCATGTTCTCACTACCAACCAAACCGCCATACTATTTTACGAACGGAGAGG ATTCATACTCCACTCATTTCTGCCTTACTACTACTCGATTCGGGGGAGATGCAAAGATGGCTTTACCTATGTGTCCTACATAAACGGAGGACATTCACCGTGGACGTTATA TGATCATTTAAAATACTGGTGCTCCCTGGTGGTTACTGCTGGTGGTCTGTGTTCATGGATCAGCGGACGACTCCGGAGTGCGATTCGTTGGGTTTGTTATCGGACGATTTCTAGGTTTACATTTTCGCAAGACAACTGA
- the LOC129721994 gene encoding N-alpha-acetyltransferase 60 isoform X3, giving the protein MAQSFSWYHHNHLGPTKTEDQLKAKSVPLCSVNDVQLRFLCPDDLEEVRTLCQDWFPIDYPLSWYEDITSSTRFFALAAVYNFTIIGLIVAEIKLYSKLNKEDRGILSESMGREAEIGYILSLGVHRKYRQNGIGSLLLDSLINHLTTAERHNVKAIFLHVLTTNQTAILFYERRGFILHSFLPYYYSIRGRCKDGFTYVSYINGGHSPWTL; this is encoded by the exons ATGGCGCAATCCTTTAGCTG GTATCACCACAATCATCTAGGGCCAACGAAAACAGAGGACCAGCTAAAAGCCAAATCGGTTCCATTGTGTTCAGTGAATGATGTCCAACTGCGCTTCCTTTGCCCGGACGATCTGGAGGAAGTGCGAACACTCTGTCAGGACTGGTTTCCCATTGATTATCCGCTGTCATGGTACGAAGATATTACCTCAAGCACACGGTTCTTTGCGTTGGCAGCAGTGTACAATTTCACAATCATCGGTTTGATAGTGGCGGAGATTAAACTGTACTCGAAATTGAACAAAGAG GATCGCGGTATTTTATCGGAATCGATGGGTCGTGAAGCGGAAATCGGCTATATTCTTTCGCTCGGTGTGCATCGCAAGTACCGCCAAAACGGTATAGGATCACTATTGTTGGACTCTCTTATAAACCACCTGACGACGGCCGAACGGCACAATGTGAAGGCAATATTTCTGCATGTTCTCACTACCAACCAAACCGCCATACTATTTTACGAACGGAGAGG ATTCATACTCCACTCATTTCTGCCTTACTACTACTCGATTCGGGGGAGATGCAAAGATGGCTTTACCTATGTGTCCTACATAAACGGAGGACATTCACCGTGGACGTTATA G
- the LOC129724096 gene encoding nucleoporin Nup188, with protein MELSNGEVIQWKELWQLISGIHYETPNVVVQDKLLDVSKELTDGILLYRKCSADKVSETKLQNMMKERHQQKLFTFAVKLYQYLDIDALQAWNILCFYLVNEYRGPANALADYISSESSMLTLLNDIWAYYTLERMIMLKITKNLLEFCNSSNHPYCKEYKHVIDKIGLANLRKSYIKQLEYLVNEAMPHKLIPGDMLNSQSKMVSWSERKMREINEILHILLLTINHGGIGVDEFCQLFKLFKHHSFGRQQQYLENANEIHSDMVKRITFSELAIVYRVLDVSDRNEDETWMTGLSKALDGEFVTLHQFPEHGPLLLVWMLFNFRLQTCLEDDDISNRYRQFGSRAIQLGVFQYLHALVTHPTFQDHSLVCRITRRAIFNHLGFLCQLFDSDGSVSYHNKIFELLAELLHSPSIATEFCKNEDNPIRSLFDTALENFPVDFIPLATIAHALASAGITQNKYVHGLLENLPVYSEIYSSDHYELRPSSSSEDEFVLLRDYIPFRKIGFKIPHGTRTVVIDKRTQTLAHFRTRFNFFNALHHEINELLSDVLAYTQLNDERIKRITVGIRYLAVAVKRLHQPHEISSEMVHPTEMVFDILLKFKVMQNPPIELLAECLNVCAALVPLFEPEIYARVINLNVLPSVNNVNLDFNDYATGTSFESSLIGYYLVNYEKNMGKYQVLMAYLNFLKTYTKLGKNNVFGVELPGLIFLLREVFPHAHTWRFEQEAQRQKIYVFILQYIFEILQLSPEALKNDSARLVLRNVCVYSLLDLDNGMTLLKFVAVGNGYLQSVMESETSWMLAPEQSMNLIVQLSMTILMQILRLKHAVIGDDKLLSPLESAIYTQPKQRDTLRIIPVVTGYMNNVFNRRLPILSCRLLRRFSIEFRMSLLACLDMEPDQIRLIFLQRLRDDLESDNLKIAVLEFVEACIHKQPGLTEAFFKIHYENVENRLFLGTKPGKKKTISDGIPTYMEEYLEAIANDTKKLASPLLSRIMSLFHALWKNNMQILCKDLLEKKTFWQSLCNPLFGNISEHIKAYSQLFNILGIELFKMDHSSQKVDDNLKKVYERFFEYEIFSRWVKSVFDLPKMSGKLNDDSSTFAAAITDETPEWLSRLQSFKDFMVILIRKKDTGIHLPDRSKRYLANQCLDILVERSDYADDFRPFVILVELYLIVLSDYEHKYTDNAEQDNAVLDKIQHLMNALAINYKEMHARAKESILAIGIRIIELHADQLIDSDVEMSSITRSTVDIVCSEIYDLEIATKVELKHADQTTHVNTRNQIALSLSLNMLKKLIMVFEENESPAVRWQCWFIRNKLLQRLLSVINIMLPMFSKRKITVEILELLVVLAKSRCSVELLHCDIGDYLWLKLLPPKDLLQRPYLTASEADCRWKTQDWWPIYTKGIELVRVLLSQHKHSFFRDAIFFAGIHEEYLIDSLLLAKQSLEESAILLIKGTLELLGELVNYEKDWRLEHGQSLINLMRCVQVLMDHAVSLLYRPKILKRLAGGPAVELFTDQEQDPNAVDTSDELVTVMNSVIEVVNLCARCLLKFSPSLLTLLCEINFFPGHYYPLIEIQFGVPKMNSENFSQLSFGTVLRAVCIFTKVLNVQHYSFQETPLNELPDRKPSDVDSVDTGSSLSNSALMRLNKSALAAADGSTRQSRTTFSKSLSMTSVSSFTSTNAIALSNELLTHLDSKLCISGLEFVLTLLASQSLLALKDKNLSQREKQLIKRELSTELLIFHDFVKKRILKDAKEILVRKKFGSVPIYNTSQDDNDDDAPGSQRANTPQLQAKKPDRNLQSMRVNVVRKQHLQLAASTSTPLVPGAVSRSDLNVKPLSSTPVPRGILKPSPPTSSIKRVMFDDNSSGGIKTFAYSSSEDEPIFFEPEESKYTGLSHVRIVEEDYLHFLSNLLLIISQSES; from the exons ATGGAACTTTCAAACGGTGAAGTAAT ACAGTGGAAAGAGTTGTGGCAGCTAATCTCTGGCATTCACTACGAAACTCCGAATGTTGTGGTGCAAGATAAATTACTGGATGTTTCTAAAGAGCTAACCGATGGCATTTTACTGTACCGGAAGTGCAGCGCAGATAAAGTATCGGAAACGAAACTGCAGAATATGATGAAGGAGCGCCACCAGCAGAAACTGTTTACGTTCGCCGTAAAGTTGTATCAGTATCTG gACATTGATGCTTTACAAGCTTGGAATATTTTATGCTTTTATCTGGTGAATGAATATCGTGGGCCAGCGAACGCGCTGGCAGACTACATTTCATCTGAGAGCTCAATGTTGACCttattgaatgatatttgggCGTATTATACGCTAGAACGCATGataatgttgaaaattactAAAAATTTACTTGAGTTCTGCAACTCGAGTAACCACCCGTACTGCAAGGAGTACAAACATGTTATTGACAAGATTGGTTTGGCAAATTTGAGGAAATCGTACATTAAGCAGCTTGAATATCTTGTTAATGAAGCGATGCCACATAAACTAATCCCTGGTGATATGCTCAATTCGCAAAGCAAGATGGTATCCTGGTCAGAGCGTAAGATGAGGGAGATAAACGAAATTCTACATATACTTTTGCTGACCATTAATCACGGTGGGATTGGCGTTGATGAATTTTGTCAGTTGTTCAAACTATTTAAGCATCATTCTTTTGGACGCCAGCAACAGTATCTGGAGAATGCGAATGAAATACACAGTGATATGGTGAAACGAATTACTTTCAGCGAATTAGCTATCGTGTATCGTGTGTTAGATGTCAGTGACCGAAACGAAGATGAGACATGGATGACAGGACTGTCGAAGGCGCTCGATGGCGAATTTGTAACACTGCATCAGTTTCCGGAACATGGACCTCTTCTGCTAGTTTGGATGCTGTTCAACTTTCGATTGCAAACTTGCTTGGAAGACGACGATATTTCCAATCGATACCGCCAGTTCGGATCGAGAGCAATACAGCTCggtgtgtttcagtatttacatgCTCTTGTTACACATCCTACATTCCAGGATCATAGTTTGGTTTGCCGAATTACTCGGAGAGCTATATTCAACCATCTAGGCTTTCTGTGTCAGTTATTCGACTCGGATGGATCGGTTTCATACCACAACAAAATATTCGAGCTGCTAGCCGAATTGCTGCACAGTCCATCGATTGCAACTGAGTTTTGTAAGAACGAGGATAATCCAATACGTTCGCTGTTCGATACCGCATTGGAGAATTTTCCCGTTGATTTTATCCCATTAGCAACAATCGCCCATGCATTGGCTTCCGCTGGCATTACTCAGAACAAGTATGTTCATGGTCTGTTGGAAAATTTGCCCGTATATAGTGAGATATATAGTTCGGACCACTACGAACTGCGCCCGTCCTCGAGTAGCGAGGATGAGTTTGTTCTGTTGCGTGATTACATACCGTTTCGTAAAATTGGATTTAAAATTCCTCACGGAACGAGAACTGTCGTAATCGATAAACGGACACAGACACTGGCTCATTTCCGAACTAGGTTTAACTTTTTCAATGCCCTGCACCACGAAATCAACGAGCTTCTATCGGATGTGCTTGCGTACACGCAGCTAAACGATGAGCGGATCAAACGAATTACAGTTG GGATTCGCTATTTGGCCGTTGCTGTGAAACGCCTGCACCAGCCTCACGAAATCAGCTCCGAGATGGTGCATCCAACCGAAATGGTTTTCGACATCCTGCTCAAATTCAAAGTTATGCAAAATCCTCCAATTGAGTTGCTTGCCGAGTGCCTGAATGTTTGTGCCGCTCTAGTGCCACTGTTCGAACCAGAAATCTATGCTCGAGTGATAAATCTTAACGTTCTGCCAAGTGTGAATAATGTCAATCTAGACTTCAACGATTATGCAACCGGTACGAGCTTCGAATCTAGCTTGATTGGATATTATCTGGTGAATTACGAAAAAAATATGGGCAAATACCAAGTTTTGATGGCCTATTTGAATTTCCTCAAAACCTACACGAAGCTAGGTAAAAATAATGTATTCGGCGTAGAGttgccagggttgatatttttaCTACGGGAAGTATTCCCGCACGCGCACACGTGGCGATTTGAACAAGAAGCACAACGGCAAAAGATCTATGTTTTCATTCTacagtatatttttgaaatccTGCAGCTTAGCCCGGAAGCCTTGAAGAATGATTCCGCCAGACTGGTGTTGCGAAACGTTTGCGTTTATAGTCTACTGGATTTGGACAATGGAATGACACTGCTCAAGTTTGTCGCCGTTGGAAATGGTTACTTGCAGTCGGTGATGGAAAGTGAAACCAGTTGGATGCTGGCACCGGAACAGAGCATGAATTTGATTGTACAGCTTTCGATGACAATATTGATGCAAATTCTACGCCTTAAGCACGCGGTGATTGGAGATGATAAATTGTTGTCTCCTCTAGAGTCCGCTATTTACACGCAGCCAAAGCAACGAGATACACTTCGAATAATTCCTGTAGTTACCGGATATATGAACAATGTTTTCAATCGTAGATTGCCTATCCTCTCCTGTCGGTTGTTGAGACGCTTCTCGATTGAGTTTAGAATGTCGCTGCTAGCGTGTCTCGACATGGAGCCAGACCaaatacgattgatttttctgCAGCGTTTGAGGGACGATCTAGAAAGTGACAATTTGAAAATTGCTGTTTTGGAATTTGTAGAAGCATGTATTCACAAACAACCCGGTTTAACGGAAGCTTTCTTTAAAATTCACTACGAAAACGTGGAAAATCGTCTATTTCTGGGCACAAAACCTGGCAAGAAGAAAACTATCAGCGATGGCATTCCAACCTATATGGAAGAATATCTGGAGGCAATTGCTAACGATACGAAGAAACTTGCTAGTCCGTTACTCTCTCGTATCATGTCACTTTTTCATGCGCTGTGGAAAAACAACATGCAAATTCTGTGCAAGGACTTGCTAGAAAAGAAAACCTTCTGGCAATCACTCTGTAATCCATTGTTTGGTAATATTAGCGAACACATCAAGGCATACAGTCAGCTGTTCAATATACTTGGAATTGAACTATTCAAGATGGACCATTCCAGTCAAAAGGTTGATGATAATCTGAAAAAAGTATATGAGAGATTTTTCGAGTATGAAATCTTTTCACGGTGGGTGAAGTCCGTTTTTGACTTACCAAAAATGAGCGGTAAATTGAACGACGACAGCTCAACGTTTGCTGCTGCAATCACTGACGAAACTCCTGAGTGGCTTAGCCGTTTGCAGTCTTTCAAGGATTTTATGGTCATTTTGATACGTAAGAAAGATACCGGGATTCACCTACCCGATCGCAGTAAGCGATATCTGGCGAATCAGTGCTTAGATATTTTAGTGGAGCGCTCTGACTATGCTGACGATTTTCGTCCATTTGTAATTCTTGTTGAGTTATATTTAATAGTTTTGTCCGATTACGAACATAAATACACGGACAACGCTGAACAAGATAACGCGGTTTTAGACAAAATACAGCATCTGATGAACGCTTTAGCTATCAACTACAAAGAAATGCACGCTAGAGCAAAGGAATCAATCCTAGCGATTGGAATACGGATCATTGAGTTACATGCTGATCAGTTGATTGATAGTGATGTGGAAATGTCAAGCATCACACGCTCGACCGTTGATATAGTCTGCTCGGAAATTTACGACTTGGAAATTGCTACAAAGGTAGAGCTGAAGCACGCTGATCAAACGACGCATGTAAATACGAGAAATCAAATTGCGCTCTCATTGTCACTGAACATGCTGAAAAAGCTGATCATGGTATTCGAAGAAAACGAAAGTCCTGCCGTGCGATGGCAATGTTGGTTTATACGAAACAAGTTACTCCAGCGGCTTCTGAGTGTTATCAATATAATGCTACCGATGTTTTCCAAGCGTAAAATTACGGTCGAAATTCTGGAACTACTGGTTGTCCTGGCTAAGAGTAGATGCTCGGTAGAATTGTTGCATTGTGACATTGGTGACTATCTGTGGTTGAAGTTGTTACCACCGAAGGATCTACTGCAGCGACCCTATCTGACCGCTAGC GAGGCCGATTGCAGATGGAAAACCCAGGATTGGTGGCCTATTTATACCAAAGGTATAGAGTTGGTGCGGGTACTTCTATCTCAGCACAAGCATAGCTTCTTTCGCGATGCCATCTTCTTCGCTGGAATCCACGAGGAGTATCTTATAGATTCTCTGTTGCTAGCAAAGCAATCATTAGAAGAAAGTGCCATACTTTTGATCAAAGGAACGTTGGAACTTTTGGGCGAGTTGGTCAATTATGAAAAGGACTGGCGGCTTGAACATGGTCAAAGTTTGATCAACCTAATG CGCTGTGTACAAGTGCTAATGGATCACGCGGTTTCGCTACTGTACCGGCCGAAAATCTTAAAACGTTTGGCAGGTGGACCAGCAGTAGAGTTGTTTACCGATCAGGAGCAGGACCCTAACGCAGTTGACACTTCAGACGAGCTTGTTACGGTTATGAACAGTGTCATTGAAGTGGTAAATCTCTGCGCCAGATGTTTGCTGAAATTTAGCCCTTCGCTGCTAACTCTTCTATGTGAGATAAATTTCTTCCCAGGACATTATTATCCACTCATAGAAATTCAATTCGGCGTTCCAAAAATGAACTCGGAGAATTTTTCCCAACTTAGCTTCGGAACGGTTCTGAGGGCAGTTTGTATTTTCACTAAAGTGTTGAATGTG caaCATTATTCGTTCCAAGAAACTCCGCTTAATGAACTGCCCGATCGCAAGCCTAGCGATGTTGACAGCGTAGACACTGGATCATCCCTGTCCAATTCTGCACTGATGCGTTTGAATAAATCAGCTCTAGCAGCAGCAGATGGCTCGACTCGACAATCACGAACAACATTTTCAAAGTCATTATCTATGACTTCAGTGTCTAGTTTCACATCAACCAACGCAATTGCCCTCTCAAATGAGCTGCTAACGCATCTAGACTCGAAACTATGCATCAGCGGATTAGAATTTGTCCTGACTCTTCTTGCTTCCCAGAGTTTACTGGCATTGAAAGATAAAAATCTATCACAGCGCGAAAAACAACTAATCAAGCGCGAACTTAGCACAGAGTTACTAATTTTCCATGACTTTGTCAAGAAACGTATTCTCAAGGATGCAAAAGAAATCCTTGTCAGGAAAAAGTTCGGTTCAGTTCCAATCTACAATACCAGCCAAGATGACAATGACGACGATGCACCCGGTAGCCAACGGGCCAACACGCCACAGCTGCAAGCGAAAAAACCTGATCGCAACTTACAGTCGATGCGAGTCAACGTTGTTCGAAAACAGCATCTGCAACTAGCCGCATCGACGTCTACTCCACTCGTCCCGGGTGCAGTATCCCGGTCGGATTTGAATGTGAAACCACTCTCGTCCACACCCGTTCCGCGAGGAATTCTGAAACCTTCACCGCCCACTTCGTCTATCAAGCGAGTCATGTTTGATGACAACTCCTCCGGAGGTATAAAAACATTCGCCTACTCGAGCTCCGAAGATGAGCCTATCTTTTTCGAACCGGAGGAATCAAAATACACCGGTTTATCGCACGTTCGAATCGTCGAGGAGGATTACCTgcattttttgtcaaatttaCTTTTGATTATATCGCAAAgtgaaagttag